The Salvia splendens isolate huo1 chromosome 20, SspV2, whole genome shotgun sequence nucleotide sequence ACACCTAAATATGGTTCACAAAGTATTGCAAGAGAGCTGGAATTTATTCAAAGCATACTTAAACTATCCATTACTATAATAAACACTCTGATTTATTAACTTTGTGAAATATAGCTAgttaaaagaaaaggaaaagggaaAATTGTCCATTAATCATAACTTTtgatatcatttttaaaaatagttaaATGAACTATTATTTCCGTACCTTATACGattaaaattcacatcaaatttATTGCAACTTTGGTAGTTTTCGTCATTATATCTTCATtgcataaataataataataataataataataataataataataataatcaagaAATCGACTAACATAATAATGCCAGATAgtcaataaaaaattattaatcaaACGACAAATTTTAGCAAATTTTAATTGTAGGATGCTTGCAAAAGGTATACATATATAATTTACTAATTcgttacttttttttaaagtaatgtgattatcaaaaattaaataaatttagtagtatgttttaaataataCTTCCTCTAGTGTACTTCTTCCGCTGTAAAGTATAGTTGAAACGATCATTTTGGATTATTTCAAAATCGttgaattaattttatagtttttggtaaaaattttattattgtactttattctttattttctttctaactttactctttctattttaacttttaaaattcaatttattaaatcttgtgcctaaaaaaatgactcaactatttTAAAATGGAGGGAGTGCTATTTATCTTTCACTAGGAGAATGAAATTTATTCAATGACTTTACTTATTGTTTGATTTAAATTACTACATTAAATACAAAAAGTCCTGTTTGTTGAGTTAATGCCAGCTACCATGGTCCATGAATACGGGTGGGTTTAAATATCTGCCTGGTTTTTGCAaccaaaataattaactaaattaCCTATTTACCCTCTTCTTCATCTCCTGTGTTACATACATATGGCATTTTCCTGTATCTATCTCTTGAATTTTCGGTGATTGGGAAAAATTAGTAACGATCAGGAATTTTCAGAAAATCAATTATTGATGTTATATCTTACATTATTTGACGTGCCAGTAAAAGTTATACTGTAGTATTTTTCAAAGCAATATTACATCACATTCATATAAAGTTGAAAATGAGCTACAACTTTTCTAATTGGAAATAATATTGATATAAATCAAATTACTAGCTTATAACTGTACCTATTGTTGATAAACTATATCAGTGAATAATGTCGACACATATATTGCTGCTACATTAgtttatttaaaagaaatataGAGTTCCTTTAAAAGGTTAAAGAATTTGGGAGGTAACCAATTTTATTTATCGCATTTAATAACGTGTGATATGAAAATACAAATGGTTATCTGCTAACTTAATTGTTAATTTTAGGTTTCAACCCCATTTTTATGGTATATTATTGGGTAAATATAAATACTACCTCATCCGtctcacaataattgtcactcttattgtggacacatgttttaagaaatgtaaagaaaaattgcttgaaaaagttagtgcaatatgtgacccacttttttatattagttttataataaaacgtgagtgagtgagttagtagaatgtgagatctacttaccatttatggtaaaaacgAAGTGTAACAATTTGATACGAGACATATCACTAGGAATATCCCCACatcttttatttagtttaatATTGACTTAACATATTTTTCCCATATATTATtaggatctttattttcttatttagtAAGTTAGGgctagtcttataaataggagtcaTTCTATTATTCTccatcattcaagaaataaaatactttttctcactcatcttcttcttccaaacgTGCGCAATGCACAAACCCTAGAATTCGACGctggattgatcgacgggcaaagctcccgcgatGTTCGACACGAACTTCGAccgttaaggaacttcatccttaacaattggtgctttcatcgcgAGCTCACCAACCATAAATGAGATATTGGTTACCTGCAACAGAATACACAAGAAGCTGGACAAGTATGACGGGTTTCTCTCGTCGAATACAACTCCGGTGATTTCCTACCACGAACAACTTTCTTGGCCTGTTGCAACTGCTGTCACGCAGCCGCGTCCACAACCAGACCCGCCCAATGGACAGTCGTGGAATTACATCCACCCCGGTCCCGACCAACATGCCCCGACCTATGGTCTCGTATCAGAATTATTATGGGATGAACCGAAatagaaaagagtgacaattattatgggatagagagagtactaactaaataggaataggatgaTACCGAACGAGACACATTTATAACTAGTGTCGGAAGATGATTCCTAATGAAAAAAAATCCGTTGCAATGATTTGGGTGATGACTACGTACACAATTTGAACTTAAATATTGGGCTAAGCTATTGGCATGACTTCCAAAGATATGATCTAAAAAAGTACATTGAGATTGAGATAAAGCTACAACTTTGTTACGCAGAAGGTGGAATTGCGCGAGAGAAGCTGGCAAGGCAAACTAGTTGACGAATTTCCCTCAGGCTCCGTTTAGTATCACGGAATTGGAGTTGCAAAATTAGAATTTGagccttcaattccaattctTCTGAATTCCataatttgaattccatattaaaattagagagaattggaatttcaaatatttaaaattggaTATACATACtacataaacacaatacacatttTACACACAGCCACACACTCATTTACCCACACACATATTTACACACAGAGACACTCACACACAGTCACAGCCACACACATAGTTACACACAGAGACACGCACACAAACACTCACAGTCACTACACACGCACTGCTCACACACCCACACACACAGTCACTACACACACACTGCTCACacacccacacacacacacacacacacacacacacacacacacactctacATTTACACACACTCACAGTCACTCCACACACTTACACTTACACTACATTTACACACACTCACAGTCACTACACACACACTGCTCACACACAGTTACTATATACACACTCGCACACAGTcactacacacacactcacacccACATcattacacacacacacgcacatcACATATACTACACACTCATGTGAGTGTGCATATAATTTCTTTAAGTTCAATTCCATATAAATTACATCAACTTTACCAAATTCTAATTCCAATTCCGTGTACTGAACGGACCCTGACCAAACAATTCCTCACCAAATTGAGTTGAGAATCTCCAAGATAGAACGTTGGGTTGCCGTCTGGACTCTGGAAAAGAAAGAGATCAGAAAACGAAACTCAAATCGCTTTCGAGAGACCATATATATCTGAAAACAGCTCGTGTGTCGGCTTCTAAAGTGGAATCCGTCACAGGTGGAGAGTTGCACTGCCGTAGAGAATGGACCAGGTTGTCGTTGGAGGCGAcaagaagagaaaagagaaagGAGGCTTACTAAATTGGGCAGTGGGCCTCAGgaaatgaaagaaattaagTTCAGTTTATCTAAACATATCCTAAAATGAGcttaaactttcaatgatgaatgAAGAGCTCCTCCAAACGAACCTaaaactttcaatgatgaaaaatgaaatgattcCTTGGTCCAAGTTTAAactatgaatgatgaatgaaagaagatctatgatacgagcataaactatCTACGAAAATTAAAGAACTCTTAAATATGagtataaaatgataaaattgaagATTGTGCAAGTTATGTATCGAAATGTTAGATACGTAACTTGAGGGGAGGGGAGGGGAAGTGTTGGAAGATATGATTAAATTACAGTAAAATTCTTAGAATATTTATTTACCTTATGGATATATCCATATACTCTGTGTAGATATCTATTAGGATTAGGATCATATTTTGCCTATTAAAAAAACCCTGATACTACATTGTAAGATAGATAAGCAAATGAAGTCTTGAAAGTTCTTCCGCCTTCTATTTTTCACATAATATTTTCTATCAAGGGTATGTATCGAATGATGAGCAAATCTATAAGAACAATAATAGCCTGAATAACGATTAGACTTGCAAAGTTCacaaataatactataataaagATCTCTTTTATATACAATTACAAGAAACAGATCGAGTACACCAATTACTGTTAAACCATAGCAAATATGCACCTGCAAATTTCCCTAGAGAGAGATCTCTTCCACACACACTCACAAGAAACAGATCGAATACACAATTTACTGGAAAACCATAGCAATACCTATAATAAGATATATTGTTCTCACAAGCAACAATGAGACAaagcacacacacacacacatatatatatattgttcaCACAAGAGAGAAAGCAGACATACTGAGTCGACCCTAAATAGCGGTGATGTCGTCGAAATCAGTGGATAAGAAGAACCATATCCCATACTTCAAAACCATCTGGCCAATCATCTTGATTGCCCTCTTCCAAGCCGACTGCTGCTCCGTTTGATCGGGCTCCACATACCAGTACGGGAACGGCTCACTGAAATCGAACCTGATGTTCAGCCTCCCGTCTCGAGTACCCGCCACGGTGAAGCCATGCTCACCGACGCTTCCAACCCAAGAGCTGAAGAGGCGTTGAGCTGAGATCTCAACTTGCCCCAGAAACTTCTTGCCTCGCATCCGAGCACAATACAGTTTTACCACCACTGTTAATGGTTTCTGATCTCCAGTGAACGCCGACTCGCTTATCGTGTAATTCACAGGGAAATTCCAGCTAGGGTTTACGCCTCCGAGTAAGTCAACGTTGGTCTTCTTGGTCGTGTGTTTTTCACCGTAGAGAGAAACCTTGGCGTAAACCTTCATCGCCCCCAAATGCCGGATGTCGTCAAGATTTTCAGCTGAGACGACGATTATTTGGAAATTTCGGATCACCTCCATATCAAAATTGAAACTTGGTTAGCAAGTTAGCATGAACTGAAGGGAAAACCTTGAGTATGTATAAAGAAAAGATCTTGCTTGGCCAATTTAGTAATACTCCATTTGGGTAGATAAAGCTACGTGGCCAGAATTTAACCTTGTTTGAAAGAAGCCATCCTTTTCAATTTTGGGTTTTAGATTAGATATTTTGTGACTCTGGTAGAGGGGATTAAATATGACTGCCGTAAAAGTTGGGGGTAATTACACCATACATATAAATAGCTCcattaatatttcaaattagtacaaaTGGTTCTAAGTTCACAAGTATCATATAAAGAATTTAATTAGTGTTTCAAATTGATACATTCTGTCTAAATCATTTAACacagttaattttttattattttatacaagAATAAGTCATgcagtaataaaaaaaatccattacTTTTCTTAATTTGCTGTCGAAAACTAAACTTGCTAAATGAAAATGATCCCTGCGAGGTGCTTCCAATTATGTTCTTCTGATTTGGTGTTCTTAGTCTTCTTGTTTTCCTAATTTCTTtccttgtttttattttattttatttgaattttactACTTATGGATGAATTAGCCATAACAATTAGAATACTTAGTTAGGTGCCAGAGAAGCAACAAAATTTCTAGTATCTAATAATGCAACCAAGCAAGCAACAAGCTCACTGTGTACTATTTTCTGataggatttaattaattaaaacaagtaagaagcaaataaaaaacaacatgaaaggagcaagtcaaaattaaaatgaacAAGATGTGGATGAAAAGTGGCGTTAACTAATGAAAAAGTTGATGATGAATTTCCACAATTCAACATAATCAACTAAACCAATTATACTACGtaatatagagagagagaatgcaataaaaattaataaagcacggaatttatcaaaatttgaaacattaaataatttttttgtatgatatatatgaatttaaaaattttatactaatttaaaatattagttaaacattttgtatgtatggTGTAATTATCCTTAAAAATTGATAGGATCCTCACCGAGTTAAATGAATGTGCTTTAATCCTATACTAGTGTCATCATTGCATTATTATTTTCGTAATCATTTCATAAACAATAAAAATTAGaattgtaaataatattgttcCATTCGTCTCATCATAAAcgaatcatttttcttttttgggatgTCTCACTCCATAAATgagttatttctctttttagcaatattttctttctcttgCTCTTTTTTTACAGTACTCTATTTTTTTCACTAATATTTCCTCTCTTTCcacttaattatttaaatattagtacTTTCTTAAATCATTTGCTAATAAACATCTCACTTATAGCGGACAAAGAGaataacaatttattaaaaaactaaatttaaaaagtaaataaattagaaattaaATCAGCACAAACAAGTACAATGATTATAATATATTTGAATCTCTACTACAAAAATAGAGCATGAAAAACACTAcatgtaaatttttttactaatatGTACAAACATGTTAAAAGCTGAACTAGATTTGTGCAACTATTTCATGTAAGTATTCTTGGGGGGAAAAGAATAATACTATAAAGTAAGAATTTCTTTGACTGTTTTGTGGAGAAAGTGGTGATGGGTGCTATCTTTGTTGACTAATGAGGATAAAGAAAGTGAATGGAATAAAATTTTTAAGAGAAACTAAATTGGCACTAAAATCCTGCCTCATTATGTGTTAAACACACATAATTAAGTGGAAAGTTAAATGGTTccaaaaataaaacatgaaaaacaataGATTGATAGAGCCTTTCaaccaaaaataaattactGGAATTGTTTTGTAATTAACATCTGACCGACTTTATTCTATTTGATAAGTaggttattattttttttaataacaaTAAGAGTAATTAGttgtagaaaataaaaaataaaataaaaaagtgaagCGGAGCTTGTCACTTCGATAAAAGAAAAGTGATGATTGGAGATtctcttatttttcattttttcaagaTTGGAGACGCGAAAGATTGAGgaaatgaaaattttgttttaattcagTTTTTGTAGTCTTTATCGGAATCTTATCAGGTAAGTGTTGGGTGGTTTGAATATTCGCCAAATTTTGCTAATTTTTAATGTTTCTTCATAGTACTCCTATtacctaaaaaaattaaaattgtattttgtaatatttgaaattttgtgGCTAAAGTGGACACATTAATTTATTAGATAAAAACTGTAGAGTGGACTATACTTGAATAGAATTGAACATAAATAAAAGTCTTGAATATCAAGATACGTGGAAACAGTCAAACAGTGTGTGCTTGTGTCATTTTAGTTCACACCAAATCTAATCTATCTACCACACTCCATTCTTTAGTATATACTTTTATTCTCTTCTGCCTATATTTATATGCAAAAAATATAGATTTATTAAATTTCGTTAAATGCAACATTGCACTATTTTTGTTCAGCttatgaccgactctacctcTACTTAAGGCTTAAGCTAATATAGCTATTTTGTGACACGACTAAATTTCTAATTGAGCTACTTTAGTTTTCTTCTACCTTATAAAATCAACTTTATACTAAATAAAGATGCTTTGTATTACTTGTGCTTGCAAtttctaaaatcataaataattaaatatagtaTATATGGGACATCTTCTATTTcttatagcatcataatccaaaatcaagaTCAAATCTCCACCATtagatttcaaaatgagtggttgagattaaatcttacgaatttcaataaatattagacaaaatatcaacaaaaaggtaagatcgtcattctattattatatcataatttttgtgttttttttatatcaacataatgtattacaaatatcaactcaatgacatgagtatttcaacacaagtacacgaaaatatcaacacagttttattgagattttacatgccttatgttgagattttacatgcattatattaacatatacgaaaactgtaataaaaatcatcaaattccatcatccgaacgtcgtcggaacatatgcaattgagatctcgttagaatccttataaaattacctttaaattgatatattttttgcgaaaaaataatttaaatagagtgagttacgtaaatttaaagtttttggataattttaataagagggaattgacattaataccgtttaattttatttaataattatttaaatttaaaatataatttatttgtcattatatcaaccactagat carries:
- the LOC121781594 gene encoding protein SRC2-like, whose protein sequence is MEVIRNFQIIVVSAENLDDIRHLGAMKVYAKVSLYGEKHTTKKTNVDLLGGVNPSWNFPVNYTISESAFTGDQKPLTVVVKLYCARMRGKKFLGQVEISAQRLFSSWVGSVGEHGFTVAGTRDGRLNIRFDFSEPFPYWYVEPDQTEQQSAWKRAIKMIGQMVLKYGIWFFLSTDFDDITAI